In 'Nostoc azollae' 0708, the following are encoded in one genomic region:
- the rfbC gene encoding dTDP-4-dehydrorhamnose 3,5-epimerase — translation MIFTKTELPGAFIIDLEEKPDQRGFFARTFCAQEFANHGLKPTVAQCNLSFNHIKGTLRGMHYQLLPAAETKLVRCTQGAIYDVIVDMRPEFPTYLSHIGLELSAENRRALYVPEMFAHGYQALTDGAEVVYQVGEFYTPGYERGLRYDDPLLEISWPLAATEMSDKDRNWPLLESILIGV, via the coding sequence ATGATTTTTACGAAAACTGAACTCCCTGGTGCTTTTATTATTGACTTAGAAGAAAAACCAGATCAGCGTGGTTTCTTTGCTCGGACTTTTTGTGCTCAGGAATTTGCTAACCATGGCTTAAAGCCGACGGTTGCTCAATGTAACCTTTCTTTTAATCATATAAAAGGTACATTGCGAGGAATGCATTACCAACTTCTACCAGCGGCAGAAACTAAATTAGTTCGTTGTACTCAAGGAGCTATTTATGATGTAATTGTGGATATGCGTCCTGAGTTTCCAACTTATCTGTCGCATATTGGTCTAGAACTAAGTGCGGAAAACCGCCGGGCTTTATATGTACCGGAAATGTTTGCTCACGGTTATCAAGCTTTAACAGATGGGGCTGAAGTTGTGTATCAAGTGGGTGAATTTTACACTCCTGGTTATGAGCGTGGTTTGCGTTATGATGATCCACTTTTAGAAATTTCTTGGCCTTTGGCTGCAACTGAAATGTCTGATAAAGACCGGAATTGGCCTTTACTAGAATCTATTTTAATA
- a CDS encoding glycosyltransferase family 2 protein produces MNKLLTIAIPTYNRANSLERQLEWLSKAIKGYECECEILVSDNCSTDNTQEIIQKWQYTLNNITFISNRNSENLGVMRNIIYCLSSANTKYVWTIGDDDPIQERAVSYVIEKIKRIEDLSLVFLNFSGKNKITGEAVHPPTICGNCWFDADTENGEGDGKAIFEYCFTKSVGAVIFLTATIYRTDLVKRALQIWPNAINNWISLAYLAGYCAANGKIIVTKDTYLECIIGVSYWQEEPKSALLMQYKHIPEVILKLQENGYSKQFSGKMMLHNFREINLRVFLGALRRWPVSAIQTVVPFLALVTISAFEIMAYPELKIAESQPISNQIVRSNKE; encoded by the coding sequence ATGAATAAATTATTGACCATTGCTATTCCTACTTATAATCGGGCAAATTCACTTGAGCGACAATTAGAGTGGCTTTCTAAAGCTATCAAAGGCTATGAATGTGAATGTGAGATATTAGTTTCTGATAATTGTTCGACTGACAACACTCAAGAAATTATCCAGAAATGGCAATATACTCTTAATAATATCACTTTTATATCTAATCGAAATAGTGAAAACTTAGGCGTAATGAGAAATATTATTTATTGCTTAAGTTCGGCAAATACAAAATATGTTTGGACAATTGGCGATGATGATCCCATTCAAGAAAGAGCAGTAAGTTATGTAATAGAGAAAATAAAAAGAATTGAGGATTTATCATTGGTTTTCCTCAATTTCTCTGGTAAAAATAAAATAACTGGTGAAGCAGTTCATCCACCGACAATTTGTGGTAATTGCTGGTTTGATGCTGATACTGAAAATGGTGAGGGTGATGGTAAAGCAATCTTTGAATATTGTTTTACTAAAAGTGTGGGAGCAGTCATTTTTCTCACTGCTACAATATATCGTACTGACTTAGTTAAACGCGCTCTACAAATTTGGCCAAATGCTATCAATAACTGGATATCTTTAGCATATTTAGCGGGTTATTGTGCTGCTAATGGCAAAATAATTGTCACTAAAGATACCTATCTGGAATGTATTATTGGTGTAAGTTATTGGCAAGAAGAGCCAAAATCTGCGCTATTAATGCAATATAAACACATCCCAGAAGTAATTTTAAAGCTGCAAGAGAACGGATATTCCAAGCAATTTTCTGGAAAAATGATGCTGCATAATTTCCGAGAAATTAACTTGAGAGTTTTCTTAGGTGCTTTGAGAAGATGGCCAGTTTCCGCTATTCAAACAGTCGTTCCTTTTTTAGCATTAGTGACTATTTCTGCTTTTGAAATCATGGCTTATCCAGAATTGAAAATTGCAGAATCTCAGCCAATATCTAACCAAATTGTCCGTAGTAATAAAGAATAA
- a CDS encoding glycosyltransferase — MNKLLTVGIPRFNRATFLEQQLSWLAKAIKGFKPQCEINISDNSSTYNTQEIINKWQTIFNQTSFITNKGISNIGVMANIAHCFKSARTEYVWVISDDARIQIRTLGYVINNLKTHPELALLILDFSWLYLGSGKLAHEHCFTVKDEETVSGCKPLIENYLH, encoded by the coding sequence ATGAATAAATTACTTACAGTTGGTATTCCTAGATTCAATCGCGCCACCTTTTTAGAGCAACAACTCTCTTGGTTAGCAAAAGCTATTAAGGGTTTTAAACCTCAATGTGAAATAAATATTTCTGATAATTCTTCCACATATAACACTCAAGAAATCATTAATAAATGGCAGACAATATTTAATCAGACTTCATTTATAACGAATAAAGGTATAAGTAATATTGGTGTAATGGCTAATATAGCTCATTGCTTTAAATCTGCTAGAACTGAATATGTTTGGGTAATTAGTGATGACGCTCGGATTCAAATAAGGACTTTAGGATATGTAATCAACAACCTGAAAACTCATCCAGAATTAGCATTATTAATTTTGGATTTCTCCTGGCTTTATTTAGGAAGTGGTAAACTAGCTCATGAACACTGCTTCACTGTTAAAGATGAAGAAACTGTATCTGGTTGTAAACCTCTGATTGAAAATTATTTACATTAG
- a CDS encoding NAD-dependent epimerase/dehydratase family protein: MKILVTGTEGYLGSLLPSLLIAKGHEVSGLDTGFYKVGWLYNGTNITAKTLNKDIRNIIPEDLEGVDAIVHMAELSNDPAGQLAPHITYEINHLGSVHLANLAKRMGVRRFLYMSSCSVYGVASEGDVTEESPVNPQTAYAECKTLVERDIKPLADDDFSPTFMRNATAFGASPRMRFDIVLNNLSGLAWTTKEIKMTSDGTPWRPLVHALDICQAIICALEAPRDIVHNQVFNVGDTANNYRVKEIAEIIADTFPSCKLTFGNNGSDNRSYRVSFEKINTVLPGFKCEWNAQTGAKQLFDLFSQIDMTEDTFLFRGFTRLKQLEYLIRTQQIDQNFFWAKCDNVVV; encoded by the coding sequence ATGAAAATATTAGTCACAGGAACAGAAGGATATCTCGGTTCTTTACTACCTTCTTTATTAATTGCTAAAGGTCACGAAGTGAGCGGACTAGACACAGGTTTTTATAAAGTTGGTTGGCTATATAACGGAACTAACATCACAGCTAAAACCCTCAACAAAGATATTCGCAATATTATTCCTGAAGATTTAGAAGGTGTGGATGCAATAGTTCATATGGCGGAACTTTCTAATGATCCCGCTGGACAATTAGCACCTCACATTACCTATGAAATTAATCATTTAGGTTCTGTTCATCTAGCTAACTTAGCGAAAAGAATGGGGGTACGTCGCTTTCTTTATATGTCTTCTTGCAGTGTTTATGGTGTTGCCAGTGAAGGTGATGTCACAGAAGAATCACCTGTTAATCCGCAAACAGCTTACGCAGAATGCAAAACATTAGTAGAGAGAGATATTAAACCATTAGCTGATGATGATTTCTCTCCTACATTTATGCGAAATGCTACCGCTTTTGGTGCTTCTCCAAGAATGCGATTTGACATTGTTTTAAACAATCTATCTGGTTTAGCATGGACTACCAAAGAAATTAAAATGACCAGTGATGGTACTCCTTGGCGGCCATTAGTTCATGCTTTAGATATTTGTCAAGCTATTATTTGTGCCTTGGAAGCACCAAGAGATATTGTCCACAATCAAGTTTTTAACGTTGGAGATACAGCGAATAACTATCGCGTTAAAGAAATCGCCGAAATCATTGCTGATACTTTCCCTAGTTGTAAATTAACCTTTGGTAATAACGGTTCAGACAATCGTAGCTATCGAGTATCTTTCGAGAAAATCAACACAGTCCTACCCGGATTTAAGTGTGAATGGAATGCTCAAACTGGCGCTAAACAACTATTTGATTTATTCAGTCAAATTGACATGACTGAAGATACTTTCTTGTTTAGAGGATTCACAAGATTAAAGCAGCTAGAGTATCTGATTCGCACTCAACAAATTGATCAAAATTTCTTCTGGGCTAAATGCGATAATGTAGTAGTTTAA
- the lhgO gene encoding L-2-hydroxyglutarate oxidase has protein sequence MYDFTIIGGGIVGLSTAMALGDRYPHAKILVLEKESQWAFHQTGNNSGVIHSGIYYKPGTFKAQFCREGSRSMVEFCQKHDIEHDLCGKVIVATESQELPRLENLYKRGLDNGIALQRISPEEVKEIEPHVSCVGGIRVLSTGIVNYKQVCLKYAEVIQKQGGDLCLNTKVNQIFQRGKNQVIDTSKGNFETKFVINCAGLHSDRIAKLGKVNPQAKIVPFRGEYYELTPAKCYLVKTLIYPVPNPDFPFLGVHFTRMIDNSVHAGPNAVLSLKREGYKKTDFDLRDFAEVITYPGFWKLAAKHADEGIQEIIRSFSKAAFVRSLQKLIPEVQAEDLVPTHGGVRAQALMNNGSLVDDFLIIQGDNSIHVCNAPSPAATSSLEIGKAIVTQISQQSHLHRNSLIYKA, from the coding sequence ATGTATGATTTTACGATTATTGGTGGGGGGATAGTTGGACTTTCTACAGCTATGGCTTTAGGCGATCGCTATCCCCATGCCAAGATTTTAGTCTTAGAAAAAGAAAGTCAATGGGCATTTCACCAAACAGGTAATAATAGCGGCGTAATTCATTCGGGAATTTACTACAAACCAGGCACCTTTAAAGCTCAATTTTGCCGTGAAGGCAGTCGTTCAATGGTTGAATTCTGCCAAAAGCATGATATTGAGCATGACCTTTGTGGTAAAGTGATTGTAGCCACAGAATCACAAGAACTCCCACGTTTAGAGAACCTCTACAAACGAGGTTTAGATAACGGCATAGCACTGCAAAGAATTAGTCCCGAAGAAGTTAAAGAGATTGAGCCTCATGTTAGTTGTGTAGGTGGAATTCGCGTATTATCTACAGGCATTGTTAATTACAAACAAGTTTGTTTAAAATACGCTGAAGTTATTCAAAAACAAGGGGGAGATTTATGCCTCAATACCAAAGTTAACCAAATCTTCCAAAGAGGTAAAAACCAAGTAATTGATACCAGCAAGGGTAATTTTGAAACTAAATTTGTGATCAATTGTGCCGGATTGCATAGTGATCGCATTGCAAAATTAGGTAAAGTAAATCCCCAAGCAAAAATCGTCCCGTTCCGTGGTGAATACTACGAACTCACACCCGCAAAATGCTATCTCGTCAAAACCTTGATTTACCCAGTTCCTAACCCGGACTTTCCCTTTTTGGGTGTTCACTTCACGCGCATGATTGACAATAGCGTTCACGCAGGGCCAAATGCAGTTCTCAGTCTCAAACGCGAAGGTTATAAGAAAACCGATTTTGACCTGAGAGATTTTGCCGAAGTAATCACCTATCCGGGATTCTGGAAACTAGCCGCCAAACACGCTGACGAAGGCATTCAAGAAATTATTCGTTCCTTTAGTAAAGCCGCCTTTGTGAGAAGTTTGCAAAAACTAATTCCCGAAGTTCAAGCAGAAGATTTAGTCCCAACCCATGGAGGAGTTCGCGCCCAAGCATTAATGAATAATGGCTCATTAGTAGACGATTTTTTAATCATCCAAGGTGATAACTCCATTCATGTTTGCAATGCACCCTCTCCCGCAGCTACATCTTCTCTAGAAATTGGTAAAGCGATTGTCACTCAAATATCGCAACAGTCTCATTTACATCGGAACAGTCTCATTTACAAAGCTTAG
- the rfbF gene encoding glucose-1-phosphate cytidylyltransferase, producing MKAVILAGGLGTRLSEETSIRPKPMVEIGGKPILWHIMKIYSAHGINEFIICCGYKGYIIKEYFANYFLYMSDVTFDMRFNQMSIHSGYAEPWRVTLVNTGDNTMTGGRLRKVREHIGNETFCFTYGDGVSDVNITELIKFHKEQKTLATLSAVQPVGRFGAISLGQEQTRITSFREKPEGDGAWINGGYFVLEPEVINFITDESTVWEQEPLEKLADMEQLSAFRHNGFWQPMDTLRDKQYLEGLWENDEAPWKVW from the coding sequence ATGAAAGCAGTGATTTTGGCTGGCGGACTGGGTACACGCCTCAGTGAAGAAACGAGTATCAGGCCGAAGCCGATGGTTGAGATTGGAGGTAAGCCAATTCTCTGGCATATCATGAAGATATATTCGGCTCATGGTATTAATGAATTTATCATCTGTTGCGGGTACAAAGGTTACATCATCAAGGAGTATTTTGCTAACTACTTCTTATATATGTCAGATGTGACTTTTGATATGCGCTTTAACCAGATGAGTATACATTCTGGGTATGCTGAACCCTGGCGAGTTACCTTAGTTAATACAGGTGATAATACCATGACAGGTGGACGTTTAAGAAAAGTCAGAGAACATATTGGTAATGAAACTTTTTGCTTTACTTATGGTGATGGTGTTAGTGATGTAAATATCACTGAACTCATAAAGTTTCATAAAGAACAAAAAACGTTAGCAACATTAAGCGCAGTCCAACCAGTAGGAAGGTTTGGTGCAATTTCCCTAGGACAAGAGCAAACTAGAATTACTAGTTTTAGAGAAAAACCGGAAGGCGACGGTGCGTGGATTAATGGCGGTTATTTTGTGCTTGAACCTGAAGTAATTAACTTCATTACTGATGAATCTACCGTTTGGGAACAAGAGCCATTGGAAAAATTAGCTGATATGGAACAACTTTCAGCTTTTAGACATAATGGGTTTTGGCAACCAATGGATACTTTAAGAGATAAACAATACTTAGAAGGGCTATGGGAAAATGATGAAGCGCCTTGGAAAGTGTGGTAA
- a CDS encoding tetratricopeptide repeat protein: protein MQVLRCLPKQETLNLTVSLGRGGEACVYTVPSDENLVAKIYHKPIDTYAQKLQAMIANPPENPTANLGHISIAWPQELLEAVDGSGSIIGFLMPRIRGMRPIMDFYNPGNRRQNFPLFNYQYLLRTARNLSAAFAALHASQYCIGDVNESNILVSNTALITLVDTDSFQVRDPEKNIVYRCSVGKPEYTPSELQNKTFADYDRESHHDLFGLAVLIFQLLMEGTHPFSGIFQGLFDPPGYEARIVAGHFTYSQKQKVPYLPTPIAPAWQMLHPRLQELFVRCFEDGHNSPQLRPTAQTWLSAIAEAEESLVTCSLNPQHLYHNHLNKCPWCERASQLGGRDPFPSLEAIACGEHLKPRCKSKKYHLPIPRIRKPAISPSPLHHWQPILTANLSAYQAAKKPNKTRFYTIIFCLLGFGLLGYLDIMIKFTRPFISQNPYTQQSLISHLGNNSIQTDSLTFIDYYDRGNEAYQKRDYEQAIENFTQGIKKKSTFSKFYINRGNARYNLNDYEGALADYNQALKINPQEVKALVNRGNAYYMLADYSSDPEQEYQKAINNFNTAIHINVRDTEAYIRRGIVRSQMAKYSSNYQHEYQKSIADFTEAIKLNTSKAEAYFQRGLARYQFAQYSSNYAREYKQAIVDFTQAININPRMAKVYLKRGMVHYELAQYGENTVQQNHAQAIEDLEKSAQIYLEDEDMDNYQQALSNICVIVSKKCDTLFQSSTSFNQVQP from the coding sequence ATGCAGGTACTACGTTGTCTTCCCAAGCAAGAAACTCTCAATCTCACTGTTAGTTTGGGGCGTGGCGGTGAAGCTTGTGTCTATACAGTGCCATCAGATGAAAATTTAGTGGCAAAAATTTATCATAAGCCAATTGATACCTATGCTCAAAAACTTCAGGCCATGATAGCTAATCCCCCCGAAAACCCTACAGCTAATTTGGGGCATATTTCCATCGCTTGGCCACAGGAATTGTTGGAAGCTGTGGATGGTAGCGGTAGTATCATTGGCTTTTTAATGCCGCGCATTCGGGGAATGCGGCCGATTATGGATTTTTACAATCCGGGGAACCGACGTCAAAATTTCCCATTATTTAATTATCAATATTTATTGCGTACTGCTCGCAATCTATCGGCCGCTTTTGCAGCTCTACACGCCAGCCAATACTGCATTGGGGACGTAAATGAATCAAATATTCTGGTGAGTAATACTGCATTAATAACCTTAGTAGATACAGATTCATTTCAAGTACGTGATCCAGAGAAAAATATTGTCTATCGTTGTTCAGTAGGTAAACCGGAGTATACACCTTCAGAATTACAGAATAAAACTTTTGCTGACTATGATCGGGAAAGTCATCATGATTTATTTGGGTTAGCAGTGCTAATATTTCAATTATTAATGGAAGGTACTCACCCATTTTCTGGAATTTTTCAAGGTTTATTTGATCCACCGGGTTATGAAGCCAGAATAGTTGCTGGTCATTTTACTTACAGTCAAAAGCAGAAAGTTCCCTATTTACCTACTCCTATTGCACCTGCTTGGCAGATGCTTCATCCCCGTTTACAGGAACTGTTTGTGCGTTGTTTTGAAGATGGTCACAACAGTCCTCAATTGCGTCCTACTGCTCAAACCTGGTTATCTGCGATCGCAGAGGCTGAGGAGAGTCTTGTCACTTGTTCTCTAAACCCCCAGCATCTTTACCATAATCACCTCAATAAATGTCCTTGGTGTGAACGTGCTTCCCAATTAGGTGGACGTGATCCTTTTCCATCACTGGAGGCGATCGCTTGTGGAGAGCATCTCAAACCACGTTGCAAATCTAAAAAGTACCATCTCCCAATTCCTCGTATACGCAAGCCAGCTATTTCTCCATCTCCTCTACATCATTGGCAACCAATACTTACTGCCAATCTTTCTGCTTATCAAGCAGCTAAAAAACCAAACAAAACAAGGTTTTATACTATTATTTTTTGCTTGTTAGGTTTTGGTTTATTAGGATATCTCGACATAATGATTAAATTCACTCGTCCTTTTATTTCCCAAAATCCTTATACCCAACAATCCTTAATATCTCACTTAGGAAATAATAGTATTCAGACTGACAGTCTCACCTTTATTGATTACTATGACCGGGGTAATGAAGCTTATCAAAAGCGAGACTATGAACAAGCAATCGAAAATTTCACCCAAGGAATTAAAAAAAAATCTACTTTTTCTAAGTTCTATATCAATAGAGGTAATGCCCGCTATAATCTGAACGATTATGAAGGAGCATTAGCAGACTATAACCAGGCGCTAAAAATTAATCCCCAGGAAGTGAAAGCACTAGTCAATAGGGGTAATGCTTATTATATGCTGGCTGATTATAGTAGCGACCCTGAACAAGAATATCAAAAAGCTATCAACAATTTCAACACTGCTATTCACATCAATGTACGTGATACTGAAGCTTATATTAGACGAGGTATTGTGCGTTCTCAAATGGCTAAATATAGCAGTAATTATCAACACGAATACCAGAAATCTATTGCAGATTTTACTGAAGCAATTAAACTCAATACCTCCAAAGCAGAAGCTTATTTTCAGCGTGGTCTTGCCCGTTATCAATTTGCCCAATATAGCAGTAATTATGCTAGAGAATATAAACAGGCAATTGTAGATTTTACCCAAGCAATAAATATCAATCCACGCATGGCTAAAGTTTATCTCAAACGGGGTATGGTTCATTATGAACTAGCACAATACGGTGAAAATACAGTCCAACAAAACCATGCTCAAGCCATTGAAGATTTAGAAAAATCCGCTCAAATTTACCTTGAAGATGAGGATATGGATAACTACCAGCAAGCCCTCAGTAATATTTGTGTTATTGTCTCCAAAAAGTGTGATACTTTATTCCAAAGTTCCACAAGTTTTAACCAAGTTCAACCTTGA